A single genomic interval of Brevibacillus brevis harbors:
- a CDS encoding AMP-binding protein, translated as MSNAKPWIANYPPETAPSLDYPRVPLTHFLEQSAAMYPDSNAIYFMGKSITYRELLQLSYQFANALIKRGVKKGDRVAIMLPNTPQAVISYYGALFAGAIVVMTNPLYTERELIHQMNDSGAETIITLDLLYKRVTQVRASTSLQRIIITSIGDFLPLLKKWLYPFVQKKQGQNPQVTYSADIEPFLSVLKESATKPVEVPVDPTQDIALLQYTGGTTGVAKGVMLTHANLIANAIQCQAVLYKLKKGKERILCVLPLFHVYGMTTVMNKGICIAAEIILVPKFDVKQIFEMIDKRKPTLFPGAPTMYIGLINHPDLKKHDLSSIDACVSGSAPLPIEVKLKFEELTGGKLVEGYGMTEASPVTHSNPIWEKGITGSIGMPWPDTDCRIVDTATGEEMPQGEVGELAVKGPQVMLGYWNRPEDTAAVLKDGWFLTGDMGYMDENGYFYIVDRKKDMIIAGGFNIYPREVEEVLFEHPAIQEAAVIGVPDPYRGETVKAYVVFKDGQLASEEDLEAHCRQRLAAYKIPRQYEIRTDLPKTMVGKVLRRQLQEEDKKKREAQEEIKTS; from the coding sequence ATGTCAAATGCCAAGCCTTGGATTGCCAATTACCCGCCCGAAACTGCGCCGTCATTGGATTACCCCCGTGTTCCTTTGACGCATTTTCTGGAGCAGTCTGCAGCTATGTATCCAGACAGTAACGCGATCTATTTCATGGGAAAAAGCATTACGTATCGAGAGCTTTTGCAGTTGTCATACCAATTTGCCAATGCATTGATCAAGCGCGGTGTAAAGAAAGGCGACCGCGTGGCGATTATGCTGCCAAATACTCCTCAAGCCGTCATCAGCTACTACGGAGCGCTTTTTGCAGGCGCGATCGTGGTCATGACCAACCCGCTGTATACCGAGCGAGAATTGATTCACCAAATGAACGATTCAGGCGCCGAGACCATCATCACACTGGATTTGTTGTACAAACGTGTTACCCAAGTCCGTGCATCTACCTCACTTCAACGAATCATCATCACAAGCATTGGCGATTTCCTTCCCTTATTGAAAAAATGGCTATATCCGTTCGTGCAGAAGAAACAAGGACAAAATCCGCAGGTTACATACAGCGCAGATATTGAGCCTTTTCTTTCCGTCCTAAAAGAAAGCGCTACCAAGCCTGTTGAAGTACCAGTCGATCCGACCCAGGATATCGCGCTCCTCCAGTATACTGGGGGGACAACAGGTGTTGCCAAAGGCGTCATGCTGACGCACGCCAATCTCATTGCGAATGCAATCCAGTGCCAAGCGGTCCTTTACAAGCTGAAAAAGGGAAAGGAACGGATTTTGTGTGTGCTCCCACTGTTCCACGTGTATGGGATGACTACCGTGATGAACAAAGGCATTTGTATCGCAGCAGAAATTATTCTCGTCCCCAAATTCGACGTGAAACAAATATTTGAAATGATCGACAAGCGCAAGCCTACTCTTTTCCCAGGGGCACCAACCATGTATATCGGTCTCATCAACCACCCGGACTTGAAGAAGCATGATCTTTCTTCCATCGACGCATGTGTCAGTGGATCAGCTCCGTTGCCGATCGAAGTCAAGCTCAAATTTGAAGAGTTGACGGGCGGAAAACTGGTCGAGGGATATGGGATGACGGAGGCTTCTCCCGTAACACATTCCAATCCCATTTGGGAAAAAGGCATTACGGGAAGCATCGGAATGCCATGGCCAGATACGGATTGCCGAATTGTGGATACGGCAACAGGAGAAGAGATGCCCCAAGGCGAGGTCGGGGAGTTGGCCGTTAAAGGACCCCAAGTCATGCTCGGCTATTGGAATCGCCCAGAAGATACCGCTGCCGTATTAAAGGATGGTTGGTTTTTGACGGGAGATATGGGCTACATGGACGAAAACGGCTATTTTTATATCGTAGATCGCAAAAAAGACATGATAATAGCCGGTGGTTTCAATATTTATCCGCGCGAAGTAGAAGAAGTGCTGTTTGAGCATCCCGCCATCCAGGAGGCAGCAGTCATCGGTGTCCCAGATCCGTACCGGGGCGAAACAGTCAAAGCATACGTCGTATTCAAGGATGGACAGCTCGCGAGCGAAGAAGATCTGGAAGCGCATTGCAGACAGAGACTTGCCGCCTATAAGATTCCGAGACAATACGAGATTCGTACAGATTTGCCCAAAACCATGGTCGGAAAAGTATTGCGTCGTCAATTACAAGAAGAAGACAAGAAAAAAAGAGAAGCCCAGGAAGAAATCAAAACGAGCTAG
- a CDS encoding class I SAM-dependent methyltransferase gives MSFSSQVLLGLNRLFPLPVHPFNLANNGEMSYTEWQFQKGDQTIQFFLPFHSQEQMFRDKTVLDIGCGGGGKTCYYATYGPKKMIGIDIVPHYAEEGNEFAKKKGLDHLVSFMTGDAARMDFPDNTFDTIIMNDAMEHVGEPEKTLEECFRVLKPGGHLYINFPPYYHPYGAHLSDAIGIPWVHALFSEQALIDAYKKLVRDLPDGSDRIAFRFDKLPDGRDTISYINRMTIKRFRKIQQGVVQPAVYQREIPLRNQLQSLAKLPATREFFVKMVVCVYQKTK, from the coding sequence ATGTCCTTTTCTTCACAAGTGTTACTTGGTTTAAATCGATTATTTCCTCTCCCCGTTCACCCTTTCAACCTGGCAAACAACGGGGAAATGAGCTATACGGAATGGCAATTTCAAAAAGGGGATCAAACCATTCAGTTTTTCCTCCCCTTCCATTCACAGGAGCAAATGTTCCGTGACAAAACGGTTTTGGACATCGGCTGTGGCGGCGGAGGAAAAACCTGTTATTACGCTACCTACGGCCCTAAAAAAATGATCGGCATCGACATCGTCCCCCACTACGCGGAGGAAGGAAATGAATTCGCGAAGAAAAAAGGACTGGATCATCTTGTCTCCTTCATGACTGGTGATGCCGCGAGAATGGACTTCCCCGACAACACATTCGATACGATCATCATGAATGACGCGATGGAGCATGTAGGCGAACCGGAAAAAACGCTAGAGGAATGCTTTCGGGTCTTGAAGCCTGGCGGACATCTCTACATCAATTTCCCGCCGTATTATCATCCATACGGTGCCCATTTGTCAGATGCAATCGGGATTCCTTGGGTGCATGCTCTCTTCTCGGAGCAAGCCTTGATTGACGCCTATAAAAAGCTAGTCCGCGACTTGCCAGACGGTTCTGACCGGATTGCGTTTCGCTTCGACAAGCTTCCTGATGGCAGAGATACGATCTCGTACATCAATCGCATGACGATCAAACGGTTTCGAAAAATTCAACAAGGCGTGGTACAGCCTGCTGTTTACCAGCGAGAGATTCCGTTGCGCAATCAGTTGCAGTCCTTGGCGAAATTACCTGCTACCCGTGAATTTTTCGTCAAGATGGTCGTCTGTGTTTATCAGAAAACAAAATAA
- the csaB gene encoding polysaccharide pyruvyl transferase CsaB: MSRILISGYYGFNNAGDDVVLYGIISSLKREQPNISLAVLSNQPDRTAELFGIEAYNRWSFGTIVRELSRSDMLVMGGGTLMQDVTSPRSVLYYLGIVTIAKLLGKPVVFYAQGFGPILKSLSRTMIKRVVNHVNIITVRDYESGEDFKACGVKKAPIYITADPALTISPDDIADQRGKELLHGMFDDPSKPLVAISVRDWKQEQQFKQKIARAADWFIMRGWNVLFLPMHVPSDLAPSQEIMDQMSQPGARLLDAPVTFHDIMSVLKQCNYVVGMRLHSLILACMLRIPFIGISYDPKIDRFVERAGMPNAGHITQLDETTLLTLLAEKLDNLDHEIDVVTKHSHLLAIEASKSSELVLQALRK; the protein is encoded by the coding sequence ATGTCGCGAATTCTCATCTCCGGGTACTACGGCTTTAATAATGCCGGAGACGATGTGGTCCTGTACGGCATCATCAGCTCTCTTAAGCGGGAACAACCAAATATCTCTCTCGCCGTCTTGTCCAATCAGCCTGATCGGACTGCGGAATTGTTCGGGATTGAAGCCTATAACCGCTGGAGCTTTGGAACCATCGTCCGCGAGCTTTCGCGAAGTGACATGCTGGTGATGGGCGGCGGTACACTGATGCAGGATGTAACCAGTCCGCGTAGTGTCCTCTACTATTTGGGCATCGTCACCATTGCCAAGCTTTTAGGTAAACCCGTGGTCTTTTACGCTCAAGGCTTTGGCCCTATCCTCAAATCGCTAAGTCGCACGATGATTAAACGCGTGGTGAATCACGTCAACATCATCACCGTTCGCGACTACGAATCAGGGGAGGACTTCAAAGCCTGCGGCGTAAAAAAAGCCCCTATCTATATAACAGCTGACCCTGCTCTGACGATATCCCCAGACGATATTGCAGATCAACGGGGAAAAGAGCTGCTCCATGGTATGTTTGATGATCCTTCAAAGCCCTTGGTCGCCATCTCTGTCCGGGACTGGAAACAGGAACAGCAATTCAAACAGAAGATAGCCCGGGCAGCAGATTGGTTTATCATGCGTGGATGGAATGTTCTCTTCCTGCCGATGCATGTCCCTAGTGACTTGGCACCGTCTCAGGAAATCATGGACCAGATGAGCCAACCAGGAGCACGTCTTCTCGATGCACCTGTGACTTTTCATGACATTATGTCGGTACTGAAACAATGTAACTACGTCGTCGGTATGCGGCTTCACTCGCTCATTCTTGCGTGCATGCTGCGAATCCCTTTTATCGGCATCTCCTACGATCCGAAAATCGATCGATTCGTTGAACGGGCTGGAATGCCCAATGCTGGTCATATTACTCAACTCGATGAAACTACACTTTTGACCTTGCTCGCTGAAAAACTGGACAACCTCGATCACGAAATTGATGTGGTAACGAAGCATTCCCATCTGTTAGCGATCGAAGCTTCCAAAAGCAGTGAACTTGTTCTGCAGGCGCTGCGTAAATAA
- a CDS encoding putative polysaccharide biosynthesis protein — MLKKSHFLAGALILAIAGILSKVIGMFYRIPLQEIVGDRGLGLYQEVYPLYLTFLILATAGVPVALSRVIAEALAEGKQGSIGQILARSMVMMGGIGLVLFALLYASSPLIAKLMGNPHLIEPIRAISMSLLFVPLIAVIRGFFYGHQKMLFVGLSQIVEQTLRVVFILVASLYLVSLGEDTDTVITGVNFGTMISTFLSLGFLALLMWLHNRKNSVFSGAEWGRLTWWYDRAFFVSMWRIAWPICISALVIPIFSLTDSFLAINIFRYIWNVDGLTADTWFGIYSRGGPLLQMASLFGSSIALSIVPAIAEAIRQKDQERITTLTKLSLRFAWLIGLPAGLGLTAVAEGANLALYGDMEGTRAMAILGITAIPLSLLLATNGILQGIGKEKIPARHLLYGVIVKVLATLVFTSMFGMDGLSLSWLVATAFVCVLNMRVINRYVSIPINWRFDTIYPLLVANLMLILAWGATEAVDFLFRGREPVRILGAIETVAGVGVGLVVYLGLMILIPLIEDKELDWLPGGNKLRAFIQLVRKKQGSSLKSNTNND; from the coding sequence ATGTTGAAAAAAAGTCATTTTCTCGCGGGAGCATTGATCTTAGCCATAGCGGGGATTTTGTCAAAAGTTATCGGGATGTTTTATCGGATTCCGCTTCAGGAGATAGTGGGCGACAGAGGTCTCGGACTCTATCAGGAAGTATATCCTCTCTACCTGACCTTCCTCATATTGGCGACAGCAGGTGTGCCAGTAGCGTTGTCGAGGGTGATTGCAGAGGCATTGGCTGAAGGAAAACAAGGCTCTATTGGACAAATTTTGGCCCGAAGCATGGTCATGATGGGCGGGATAGGACTTGTCTTGTTTGCGCTCCTGTACGCCAGCTCTCCACTCATCGCAAAGCTCATGGGGAATCCGCATTTGATTGAACCGATTCGAGCGATTTCCATGTCGCTGCTGTTCGTTCCCTTGATTGCGGTTATTCGCGGCTTTTTCTACGGCCATCAAAAAATGTTGTTTGTCGGGCTCTCGCAAATCGTAGAGCAGACGTTGCGTGTCGTATTTATTTTAGTAGCCTCCCTGTATCTCGTGTCACTCGGTGAAGATACAGACACCGTGATTACCGGAGTCAACTTCGGTACGATGATCAGTACATTTTTAAGTCTCGGGTTTCTAGCATTGCTCATGTGGCTCCACAACCGGAAAAATTCCGTATTTAGCGGGGCTGAGTGGGGGCGCCTTACTTGGTGGTATGATCGTGCCTTTTTCGTCTCGATGTGGCGAATTGCCTGGCCGATTTGTATCAGCGCCTTAGTTATCCCGATTTTCAGTCTGACGGATTCCTTCCTGGCGATTAACATCTTCCGCTACATTTGGAATGTAGACGGTTTGACGGCGGATACCTGGTTTGGCATTTACAGCAGGGGAGGACCACTTCTGCAAATGGCGAGCTTGTTCGGATCGTCGATTGCCCTCTCGATCGTGCCTGCTATTGCCGAAGCGATCAGACAAAAGGATCAGGAACGGATTACGACCTTGACCAAGCTCTCGTTGCGATTTGCTTGGCTAATCGGTCTACCTGCCGGTCTTGGACTGACGGCTGTAGCTGAAGGGGCGAATCTGGCGTTGTATGGTGATATGGAAGGCACGCGCGCAATGGCGATTTTAGGCATCACAGCGATTCCGCTTTCCTTGTTGCTTGCTACAAACGGCATTTTGCAAGGGATCGGCAAAGAAAAAATCCCTGCGCGTCATCTGCTGTATGGTGTCATTGTAAAAGTACTGGCGACACTCGTGTTTACCTCCATGTTTGGTATGGATGGCTTGTCCCTGTCATGGCTGGTTGCAACTGCATTTGTCTGCGTCCTGAACATGCGCGTCATCAACCGTTACGTATCGATTCCGATAAACTGGCGCTTCGATACCATTTATCCGTTACTGGTAGCTAACCTTATGCTGATTCTGGCTTGGGGAGCGACAGAGGCAGTTGATTTCCTGTTCAGGGGAAGAGAACCCGTGCGCATTTTGGGCGCGATAGAAACCGTGGCTGGAGTCGGTGTAGGACTCGTTGTTTACTTGGGACTGATGATCCTCATTCCACTCATTGAGGATAAGGAGCTGGACTGGCTGCCAGGCGGAAACAAGCTGCGCGCCTTTATCCAACTCGTTCGGAAGAAGCAGGGTTCCTCGTTAAAGTCCAATACAAATAACGATTGA
- a CDS encoding LCP family protein codes for MFIWSFFKRHGKQIAFHTLSCLAIGALLLVAYSAYQYKQMTNQWYAPIDGAKGSAKQATVSLPPRNLLTGTEPLKPFVALLLGVDSRDGESARSDTIMLAAIHPGKQSVYLLAIPRDSYMELPGKGYDKVNHAMAFGGPKMVKESLEKFLQIKIDRYISVDFDGFRQIVDELGGVTVDVKKRMKYSDPSDDTYIDIQPGLQTLSGEQALDYARYRKSDLGKEDSDYMRIDRQQEILTALASKGTSLQSYTKAFSLMEILGQHVKTDLTEQEIASLLLSYGDGTPNSIQADTLVGQDERIWHKGIVGWYHLVPTDERERARQQIIKEVTP; via the coding sequence ATGTTTATATGGTCTTTTTTCAAGCGACATGGAAAACAGATTGCGTTTCATACCTTATCCTGCTTGGCGATCGGGGCGTTGCTGCTGGTTGCCTACAGTGCCTATCAATATAAGCAAATGACAAATCAGTGGTATGCTCCGATTGATGGAGCCAAAGGGAGTGCAAAACAGGCAACTGTTTCCCTTCCTCCACGTAATCTTTTGACAGGAACAGAGCCGTTGAAGCCTTTCGTCGCCCTGCTTCTTGGTGTAGACAGTCGAGACGGGGAAAGTGCACGTTCAGATACAATCATGCTTGCGGCGATTCATCCCGGGAAGCAATCCGTCTACCTTTTGGCGATTCCGCGTGACAGCTACATGGAGCTCCCGGGAAAAGGATACGACAAAGTGAACCATGCGATGGCTTTTGGTGGTCCAAAGATGGTGAAAGAGTCGCTGGAAAAATTTTTACAAATAAAAATTGATCGGTATATCTCCGTAGATTTCGATGGCTTCCGTCAAATTGTGGACGAGCTGGGTGGTGTCACTGTCGATGTGAAGAAACGTATGAAGTACAGCGATCCGAGCGACGACACGTACATCGACATTCAACCAGGGCTGCAGACTTTATCAGGTGAGCAGGCATTGGATTACGCTCGTTATCGCAAAAGTGATTTAGGCAAGGAAGACAGTGATTACATGCGGATTGACCGACAGCAGGAGATTCTCACAGCATTGGCTTCCAAAGGCACCTCGCTCCAATCGTATACCAAGGCATTTTCACTCATGGAAATACTGGGTCAGCATGTGAAAACGGACCTCACCGAGCAGGAAATCGCCTCTCTGTTATTGTCCTATGGCGATGGAACTCCGAACTCCATCCAAGCTGATACATTGGTCGGGCAGGATGAACGCATTTGGCATAAAGGTATTGTTGGCTGGTATCATCTCGTCCCAACAGATGAGCGGGAAAGAGCACGCCAGCAAATTATCAAGGAAGTAACACCGTAA
- a CDS encoding 50S ribosomal protein L11 methyltransferase: MESMWLKYTLLVEPEIEDLFVAEVLTSSYTLGWIEPQIEVLTTENGYDYAENTEGPLVGYLFEPQHDREEEHVARLKTYIQRWNGQVTIKEVELVAEENESWKEEFREVKIGDWWVAPTWTDPAALESARHILWIDPGAAFGTGYHGTTQDILMFLQDMELEGKQVIDVGAGSGILSLYCALNGAKHPVWAVDINPQSEYQVLVNATNNHLPDHAVQVVIGDASEDAVKSQLPDQADVILVNIGGDENVAMLPMITERMAPEGILILSGIVEWNREAVIATFEQAGFQVEKESQKDEWVTVVLKNIA; this comes from the coding sequence ATGGAAAGCATGTGGCTCAAATACACATTACTAGTGGAACCTGAGATTGAGGATTTGTTTGTGGCAGAGGTTTTGACCAGCTCCTACACGCTTGGCTGGATCGAACCGCAAATCGAAGTACTGACAACGGAAAACGGATATGATTACGCAGAAAATACGGAAGGTCCACTTGTTGGGTATTTATTTGAACCCCAGCACGATCGTGAAGAGGAGCATGTAGCTCGCCTGAAGACCTACATTCAGCGCTGGAATGGACAAGTCACCATTAAAGAAGTAGAACTCGTAGCTGAAGAAAATGAATCGTGGAAAGAGGAGTTCCGGGAAGTCAAGATAGGCGACTGGTGGGTGGCACCAACATGGACGGACCCCGCAGCACTGGAGTCCGCACGGCATATCCTATGGATCGATCCAGGTGCAGCCTTCGGAACCGGCTATCATGGAACGACGCAGGACATTCTAATGTTTTTGCAAGACATGGAGCTGGAGGGTAAGCAAGTCATTGATGTAGGAGCTGGCTCAGGAATTCTCTCTTTGTACTGCGCTTTGAATGGAGCGAAGCATCCTGTATGGGCAGTTGATATTAATCCACAAAGCGAGTATCAGGTTCTCGTCAATGCGACCAATAACCACCTTCCAGACCACGCTGTACAAGTCGTGATTGGGGATGCGAGCGAGGACGCTGTGAAGTCTCAATTGCCTGACCAAGCTGATGTCATTCTGGTCAACATCGGAGGCGATGAAAATGTCGCGATGCTTCCGATGATTACAGAGCGAATGGCTCCTGAAGGAATTTTGATTCTCTCGGGAATTGTCGAATGGAATCGGGAAGCGGTCATCGCCACATTTGAACAAGCAGGCTTCCAAGTAGAGAAAGAAAGCCAAAAAGACGAATGGGTTACCGTTGTATTGAAAAACATCGCTTAG
- a CDS encoding acetyl-CoA C-acetyltransferase: MEQVVIAAAGRTPIGTFGGVLKDVSARKLAETVICGVMARSGLEASQIDEVILGNCIQRTDEPNIARVAALDAGLGKEVTGYTIQRQCASGMQAIASGASQILLGDSEIVLAGGVESMSNAPYVLKNARWGKRLTHGEMTDAMWELLTDPHHQILMGETAERLVDRYGITREESDEIALRSQQNAIRAIDSGLFAEEIIGVPIKKRTEEIIVTEDEFPRRGVTLDSLAKLRPSFRDNGTVTPGNASGLNDGASAAVLMKEGKAKELGIEPLGRIVSWAVAGVEPDLMGYGPVPAVKRALAKAGLTLADIELIEVNEAFAAQYLAVEKLLELPREITNVNGSGVALGHPVGSTGCRIVVTLLHEMKRRQLKRGLAALCVGGGMGMAMVVERT, from the coding sequence ATGGAGCAGGTTGTCATTGCTGCTGCCGGACGTACGCCAATCGGTACGTTTGGTGGCGTCCTGAAAGATGTAAGCGCTCGCAAGCTGGCAGAAACCGTCATTTGTGGTGTCATGGCTCGATCTGGTCTGGAAGCTTCTCAGATCGATGAAGTCATTTTAGGGAATTGCATTCAACGGACAGACGAGCCAAACATAGCGCGAGTGGCAGCATTGGATGCAGGCTTGGGGAAAGAAGTGACAGGCTACACGATTCAACGTCAATGTGCATCCGGCATGCAAGCGATTGCGAGTGGCGCTTCCCAAATCCTTTTAGGCGACAGTGAAATCGTCCTGGCAGGCGGCGTAGAGAGCATGAGCAATGCCCCGTATGTCCTGAAAAATGCGCGCTGGGGCAAACGATTGACACATGGGGAAATGACTGATGCGATGTGGGAATTGTTAACAGACCCACACCATCAAATCCTAATGGGCGAGACGGCAGAACGTCTGGTCGATCGTTATGGGATCACGCGCGAGGAGTCGGATGAGATTGCCTTGCGCAGTCAGCAAAATGCGATCCGAGCCATAGACAGCGGTTTGTTTGCCGAAGAGATTATCGGGGTCCCAATTAAAAAGCGCACCGAAGAAATCATCGTAACGGAAGACGAATTCCCTCGCAGGGGAGTGACCTTGGACAGTCTAGCGAAGCTAAGACCCAGTTTCCGTGACAATGGTACAGTGACGCCAGGTAATGCCTCCGGGCTCAACGACGGAGCGTCCGCAGCCGTTTTGATGAAAGAAGGAAAAGCGAAAGAGCTCGGGATCGAACCACTCGGCAGAATTGTCTCATGGGCAGTAGCGGGAGTAGAACCCGATTTGATGGGATATGGACCCGTTCCAGCAGTGAAGCGCGCATTAGCAAAAGCCGGTTTGACGCTCGCGGACATCGAACTGATTGAAGTAAATGAAGCCTTTGCCGCGCAATACCTCGCCGTGGAAAAACTACTGGAGCTGCCGAGGGAAATAACGAATGTGAACGGAAGCGGCGTCGCACTGGGTCATCCTGTCGGTTCTACTGGCTGCCGAATTGTCGTAACCTTGCTGCACGAAATGAAGAGACGACAGTTGAAACGAGGCTTGGCTGCCCTGTGTGTTGGCGGCGGGATGGGTATGGCAATGGTTGTCGAACGCACATAG
- a CDS encoding TetR/AcrR family transcriptional regulator, translating into MAKKTGEKYQAIIDAAVRVIARQGYYSAQVSKIAKEAKVADGTIYLYFENKDDILISLFNEKMGQFVETNRKHISEATTIEQKLYVLIHAHLSQLSKDHDLAKVTQIELRQSSPIISEGIGNVMKQYFNLIDEVIVEGMEQGVFRSDLEVRITRKMIFGTLDEVTTSWVMKQCKYDLVSYVDSIHNLFLLGMKGKE; encoded by the coding sequence ATGGCAAAGAAAACGGGGGAAAAGTATCAAGCCATTATTGATGCTGCTGTTCGAGTAATCGCCAGACAGGGCTATTACAGTGCCCAGGTATCGAAAATTGCGAAAGAGGCGAAGGTAGCAGATGGCACCATATACCTCTATTTTGAAAACAAGGATGATATTTTGATATCACTGTTTAACGAAAAGATGGGCCAGTTTGTGGAGACAAACCGCAAACACATTTCGGAAGCGACGACCATTGAGCAAAAGCTGTATGTACTCATTCATGCACACTTGAGCCAGCTATCCAAGGACCATGATCTGGCAAAAGTGACGCAAATCGAGCTACGCCAATCCAGTCCGATCATTAGTGAAGGAATCGGCAACGTGATGAAGCAGTATTTCAACCTCATTGACGAAGTGATCGTAGAGGGTATGGAACAGGGCGTATTCCGATCCGATCTCGAGGTGCGGATTACGCGCAAAATGATTTTTGGAACGCTGGACGAAGTGACGACATCTTGGGTGATGAAACAGTGCAAGTACGACCTTGTCTCTTATGTTGATTCCATTCATAACCTCTTCCTGCTTGGTATGAAGGGAAAAGAATGA